The following coding sequences lie in one Papaver somniferum cultivar HN1 unplaced genomic scaffold, ASM357369v1 unplaced-scaffold_52, whole genome shotgun sequence genomic window:
- the LOC113342994 gene encoding uncharacterized protein LOC113342994, translating to MEAAVTSVWSYQENCEQLKELLFYTTYQLETERAEAKEETKRNEANVNKLVHLLNQACRERDEAKNQLQRLLNKFSPSSPTENYPAVMATLKPKILLVNPTKGNSSITETDSVSETYNHHSYGSPPVDSIFDTVSSPELSNINVVDSSIVQAPQHVPHQPLHVPHQPFDQASLAIDNLVKGKLLPQKGKLLQSVMEAGPLLQTLLLAGPLPRWRNPPPHQTLQLPSLSVVNGSEAVHNSSSSHSYSNVSHGSAQIYSTSMLNFSSGHGTCISKAQVLSAGLNRNFINNSIPTAKRQRLH from the exons atggaagCAGCAGTGACTTCTGTTTGGAGTTATCAAGAG AACTGTGAGCAGTTGAAGGAATTACTTTTCTACACGACATACCAACTGGAAACGGAGAGAGCAGAAGCAAAAGAAGAGACGAAAAGAAATGAAGCGAATGTAAATAAGTTGGTTCATCTCTTGAATCAAGCatgtagagaaagagatgaagcaAAAAATCAGCTTCAAAGACTATTGAACAAGTTTTCACCCTCTAGTCCAACTGAAAACTACCCCGCTGTTATGGCTACTCTTAAACCCAAAATTCTCCTTGTCAATCCCACTAAAGGAAATTCTAGTATCACAGAAACTGATAGtgtttcagaaacctataatcatCATTCATATGGTTCACCACCTGTTGATTCAATCTTTGATACCGTTTCTTCACCGGAACTATCTAATATTAATGTGGTCGACTCCAGTATCGTTCAAGCACCACAACATGTACCGCACCAGCCACTACACGTACCGCATCAGCCTTTTGATCAAGCATCACTTGCAATTGACAATCTTGTTAAGGGGAAACTTCTTCCTCAGAAAGGAAAATTGCTGCAGTCTGTAATGGAAGCTGGGCCATTGCTGCAAACACTACTTTTAGCGGGACCTTTACCCCGATGGAGAAATCCTCCACCTCATCAGACCCTACAACTACCTTCTTTATCGGTGGTCAACGGTTCGGAAGCTGTTCATAATTCTTCTTCAAGTCATTCTTATTCCAATGTATCTCATGGCTCTGCACAGATATACTCCACATCTATGCTCAACTTTTCAAGCGGTCATGGTACATGCATAAGCAAGGCTCAAGTGTTATCTGCTGGTCTCAATAGGAATTTCATTAACAATTCTATCCCTACTGCCAAGCGTCAAAGGCTGCATTGA